The sequence ctctctctcacacacacacacacacacacacatgtcttttgtcttttcacacacacacacacacacacttttcctggCCTTTTTGTCCGACTGGAGTTTAGTAGTGAgacctggctgtgtgtgtgtgtgtgattaggaaATGTGTGATTGTAATCTGCAAGGAGGCATTATGTGAAGGGCAAAGAGGgtgaatgaggagagagagagagagagagagagagagagagagagagagtgttcagGCAGGGCGGTGAAACAGAATGCAtaggagaaagacacacacacacacacacacacacacacacacacacacacacacacacacacacacacacacacggtcacccAGAAAGAATGGAGAGAAAAGGACAAAGGACTGGGCCATCAGAGAGTGGCACAGACGGGGTTAAAGTTTTGCTCATGAGCACAGGTCGGGTCAATAGTGCTCCATTCTCCTGGGTTTAATCCGCGCTGGAGGATTTAGAAAGGCTGCCGCTGCAGCAGTGACCGGCTGTGTAGTGGACGTTTACTGGATACCATGTGCTAGTCCTGGGAGGGAAGGATTGTGTAGCAGAGAGCAAATTCATTTTCACAGAAACCGAAACAAAGGTCAACAGAACAGGTTCTAAAAAGAGACCTACTGTGTTGCAATGTGCGGCCTGTTTATTGCCTCTCCTCAAAATGCCTTTTGAGTTTGAAAGTTGAAATGAAACAGTGAAGTTGTTGCCCTCTCAGAGAGTAGACACTGATCAAAGAGCGCAGTCTGGCCTGTTTGTCCAGCTCAACACCCGGAAGTGGAAATGCCATTAAATTAAACTATGTCATATGAAATGGCATTCAATTTAACTACGTCAAacgaaattaaatcaaataaaaCACTTCCACCGGATCTGAGTGATTCGCCTGTGATTAATCCAAACAATATAATCACTGGCGGAAAAAACGGCCAAGCCAGACCCTATCAGCTCCTGACCTATGAGGTCACAAGCTGAAGTGTTTTATCATACACTTCCTATCATCAACACTAAGGCTGAATTAAAGAACAATGATATCCCACTTTATAATATGAATAAGCACTGGCACCTTTTAAAAAGCTAAATTTATTTTATTGGGTGCAGTCATTTGTTTGAATATTGTTTCCCTGAATAAGTGTTttaaaacctctctctctctccctctctctctctctttctctctctctctctctctctctctctctctctctccatctgcagGAGGAGTTTGACAAGTTGCGTCACTTCTGCTACGCTCGCACCGATGTGTTGCTGCTGTGCTTCAGCGTGGTGAGCCCGGCGTCCTTCCAGAACGTGTGGGAGAAGTGGCTCCCCGAGATCAGCCGCCGGTGCCCGCGCGTGCCCCTGCTGCTGGTGGGCACACAGAGCGACCTGCGCCAGGACGTCAAGGTGCTGATCGAGCTGGCGCGGCGCCGCGAGCGGCCCGTGGAGGAGCACGAGGCCCGGGCGCTGGCGGCCAAGGCGGGCGCCGTGGCCTACGTGGAGTGCTCGGCGCTGACCCAGAAGAACCTGAAGGAGGTGTTCGACGGCGCCATCGCGGCGGGGCTGAGGCACGCGGAGCGACGCgccaggagggagaggaaggtgcGCAGCACGGCCGACAAGATGAAGACGCTCTCCAAAGCCTGGTGGAAGAAGTATGTCTGCATACagtaacaaagaaagaaaagagagagagagggatggacaaaaaagagagggagggatgaaggtGGTGTGAAAGACCTGAGCCTCCTCTCGGAAGAAAATTTGCAAAGTTTTCAAGATtttctgcgtgtgtgttatCCGGAGAGAACTTTTGGGGAACTGTGAGGACTGACTGTCAATGGTTCCTGAGGGTAAATGGTTCCTGAGGGCCCAGTACGGGGCGTTTGAGAGACAAAGCCATGTGATCTCTGACGGCCTTGGTCAGAAGGCTTGGTAATAGGAACATGGAAAATGGACACGATAAACTTACTGATCCAGCTTCAGCCTCCCCCCTCTTCCCAAACTCATCACCTCCCCCATTCTCTCTCATGTGTGACCTCACCAGACTGACTCTGGATCAGTGGATCGTACACACTGAATACGCATAATATAAGACTTAATACGAAATCCGAATCAGGCTCCCGTCAATCAGTTTGCTGGGGAAAGGATTGTGTTTTAATGGACTTCTGAATGAAACAACACCCACTTTTCTCTCTTATTTTTGCCCTCCCAACAaattgttatgttttttttgtatttatcttTTCATGTCCTGTATgtctgcctatgtgtgtgtgtgtgtgtgtgtgtctgtcaaagACAGCTGATTCTCATGATCTAAGCAACTTAGCCCAGGCTCCTAGCAGTTCTGACCGATGTCCAGAAGAGCTGTGTTTATAACTTCCCTCCAGACAAGGCCCCTCACTGGccaaagcgtgtgtgtgtgtgtgtgtgtgtgtgtgtgtgtgtgtgtgtgtgtgtgtgtgtgtgtatgtgtgtgtaagagagcagTATTTCCAGACCTCTTGGCTTGCCAAGGCAGGGGGTGATTTCATCCTCTTGTCAAGTTTCCTTTTGAAACTTGAGGTCACAAAGCCgcatcctcccctctcccctctgtgtgtgtgtgtgttgtgtgtgtttggattgcTGCAGCTGTTTCTGATGATGACCCTAACCACCCTCCAGGCAACCTCCTGGGCTGCTTCCAAAACAACCCTTGCTTGACTCATCGTTATGaccccttaccccccccccccccacacacacacacacacacacacacacactcacacatccttCTCACTCTGTTTGTCTTTATCAGCTCCGATCAGCCCATTATTTAGCACTCTACAAAAACACAGTCTATCATCCTTTTATCTCCGATCTATACTAGTGGTGAGAGAAAGTTCTTAGTGGCTGACATCATCTGGCTGTAGGATAGAGTCTGCTTGTCGAACCACTTTGGTCTTCCTCTGGGGCTTAGAACTAGAGAGAGTTATTTTGGAAGCTTTCAGGATTCTGAAATGGAACTCTATATAATAAAAAGGGTTTTGGCCGGAAGACCTTCTAAAAGTTGCAGTGAAACACAGAGAAGGTTGCAGTGAAAGTCAAACACCTGTGTTAAACACCTGTGTGCAGGGAATAGCCTCTGGAACAGCTGAGTCATAATGGTCAAGGCGCTCTGATAGCTTAAGGCTGAAGTGTTTGACAAGGTCA is a genomic window of Alosa sapidissima isolate fAloSap1 chromosome 15, fAloSap1.pri, whole genome shotgun sequence containing:
- the rhoub gene encoding ras homolog family member Ub, which encodes MDYGNTMAPPVPPHKPKSSRPAEPQERVLKCVLLGDGAVGKTSMIVSYTTNGYPTKYVPTAFDDFSAIVQVDGTPVRLQLCDTAGQEEFDKLRHFCYARTDVLLLCFSVVSPASFQNVWEKWLPEISRRCPRVPLLLVGTQSDLRQDVKVLIELARRRERPVEEHEARALAAKAGAVAYVECSALTQKNLKEVFDGAIAAGLRHAERRARRERKVRSTADKMKTLSKAWWKKYVCIQ